From Thermoflavifilum aggregans, a single genomic window includes:
- a CDS encoding LptE family protein, protein MNKASLYAIGLCIAAVLCGCGIYSFTGASVDPNAHTINVHFFENRAPIVNPTLAQKFTEALRNKILNQTHLTQVNSNSVDYDISGAITGYTISTSGVTNVEQSATDRLTITVNVVFKDNLNPKKSFTQSFSRFADFNANQSIDQVADQLIQKINDQLTDDIFNKAFSNW, encoded by the coding sequence CTTGTGCATAGCTGCCGTACTTTGCGGATGCGGCATCTATAGCTTTACAGGCGCCAGTGTGGATCCCAATGCACATACCATTAACGTGCATTTTTTTGAAAACCGTGCGCCCATCGTCAATCCCACACTTGCCCAGAAGTTTACCGAAGCGCTTCGAAATAAAATCCTGAACCAGACCCATCTTACCCAGGTGAATTCCAATAGTGTGGATTATGATATCAGCGGAGCTATCACGGGCTATACCATCAGCACTTCCGGCGTAACCAATGTGGAGCAAAGCGCTACCGACCGGCTTACGATCACGGTAAATGTGGTATTCAAAGACAATCTTAATCCCAAAAAAAGCTTTACCCAGAGCTTTTCCCGTTTTGCTGATTTCAATGCCAATCAATCCATTGACCAGGTGGCCGATCAGCTGATCCAGAAAATCAATGACCAGCTCACCGATGATATTTTCAACAAAGCTTTTTCAAACTGGTAA